A single genomic interval of Megalobrama amblycephala isolate DHTTF-2021 linkage group LG15, ASM1881202v1, whole genome shotgun sequence harbors:
- the LOC125247849 gene encoding hereditary hemochromatosis protein homolog isoform X1, producing the protein MKLLVYLCVLLSFQTAVFTGSHSLRLLVTYIEGEMPFPAFNVLYMLDDITVGYYDSKTNIYVPRGNTTNEDEEVNFIHYGITEFMRPFISGRLTGKFYNKTEGPVVLQILTLCEVLDKDKPGQMITKTAFEGSTTEEMCFIDDILTYQSIEKPSTLLLEIYKWHHVNILYPRCTTNLRSYLKKRGTQGKRRVKPRVRLIQKSNSDSGGFRVSCLATGFYPRHINLTLFRDGQPVSDHEITGGDLLPNGDGTYQMRKSLEISADKHKYTCSATHLSLDNKLDVTLEFEPGEPIKSVILPVLIVLVLMLVFGTGVLIYKCRRRRPVFFYFFDVLASSKSDYSTASTSEESYETTPTHKTQQEAPTDE; encoded by the exons ATGAAGTTATTAGTTTACCTGTGTGTGCTGCTGTCTTTTCAAACAGCTGTTTTTACAG GTTCTCACTCCTTGCGGCTTCTCGTAACTTACATTGAAGGAGAGATGCCATTTCCtgcatttaatgttttatatatgttGGATGACATCACAGTTGGATATTATGATTCAAAGACAAACATCTATGTTCCAAGAGGAAATACTACAAATGAGGATGAGGAGgttaattttattcattatgGTATAACTGAATTTATGCGTCCTTTTATTTCAGGAAGACTTACAGGAAAGTTTTATAACAAAACAGA AGGTCCTGTAGTTTTACAGATACTGACTCTGTGTGAAGTGTTGGACAAGGACAAACCCGGGCAAATGATCACTAAGACTGCTTTTGAAGGCTCTACTACagaagaaatgtgttttattgatgACATATTAACATATCAAAGCATAGAAAAACCATCAACACTACTTTTGGAGATATACAAATGGCATCATGTAAATATACTTTACCCGCGCTGCACAACGAATCTCAGGAGTTACCTTAAAAAGAGAGGAACTCAAGGGAAGAGGAGAG tgaAACCGCGAGTCAGACTCATTCAGAAATCAAACTCAGATTCTGGAGGGTTTCGTGTGAGTTGTTTGGCGACAGGATTTTACCCTCGTCACATCAACCTGACCCTGTTCAGAGATGGACAGCCTGTATCTGATCATGAGATCACTGGAGGAGATCTGCTGCCCAATGGTGACGGGACGTACCAGATGAGGAAGAGTCTGGAGATCAGTgcagacaaacacaaatacacctGCTCTGCCACACACCTCAGTCTGGACAACAAACTGGACGTCACTTTGG AATTTGAGCCTGGTGAACCAATTAAATCAGTGATTCTCCCAGTGCTGATAGTTTTGGTTCTGATGTTGGTGTTTGGAACCGGAGTCCTCATATATAAATGCAGGAGGAGACGACCAG tttttttttatttctttgatgTTCTAGCTTCATCTAAAAGTGATTATTCTACTGCTTCTA CATCTGAAGAAAGTTATGAAACAACACCaacacataaaacacaacaggaGGCCCCAACAGATGAGTGA
- the LOC125247849 gene encoding major histocompatibility complex class I-related gene protein-like isoform X3, with protein MKLLVYLCVLLSFQTAVFTGRLTGKFYNKTEGPVVLQILTLCEVLDKDKPGQMITKTAFEGSTTEEMCFIDDILTYQSIEKPSTLLLEIYKWHHVNILYPRCTTNLRSYLKKRGTQGKRRVKPRVRLIQKSNSDSGGFRVSCLATGFYPRHINLTLFRDGQPVSDHEITGGDLLPNGDGTYQMRKSLEISADKHKYTCSATHLSLDNKLDVTLEFEPGEPIKSVILPVLIVLVLMLVFGTGVLIYKCRRRRPVFFYFFDVLASSKSDYSTASTSEESYETTPTHKTQQEAPTDE; from the exons ATGAAGTTATTAGTTTACCTGTGTGTGCTGCTGTCTTTTCAAACAGCTGTTTTTACAG GAAGACTTACAGGAAAGTTTTATAACAAAACAGA AGGTCCTGTAGTTTTACAGATACTGACTCTGTGTGAAGTGTTGGACAAGGACAAACCCGGGCAAATGATCACTAAGACTGCTTTTGAAGGCTCTACTACagaagaaatgtgttttattgatgACATATTAACATATCAAAGCATAGAAAAACCATCAACACTACTTTTGGAGATATACAAATGGCATCATGTAAATATACTTTACCCGCGCTGCACAACGAATCTCAGGAGTTACCTTAAAAAGAGAGGAACTCAAGGGAAGAGGAGAG tgaAACCGCGAGTCAGACTCATTCAGAAATCAAACTCAGATTCTGGAGGGTTTCGTGTGAGTTGTTTGGCGACAGGATTTTACCCTCGTCACATCAACCTGACCCTGTTCAGAGATGGACAGCCTGTATCTGATCATGAGATCACTGGAGGAGATCTGCTGCCCAATGGTGACGGGACGTACCAGATGAGGAAGAGTCTGGAGATCAGTgcagacaaacacaaatacacctGCTCTGCCACACACCTCAGTCTGGACAACAAACTGGACGTCACTTTGG AATTTGAGCCTGGTGAACCAATTAAATCAGTGATTCTCCCAGTGCTGATAGTTTTGGTTCTGATGTTGGTGTTTGGAACCGGAGTCCTCATATATAAATGCAGGAGGAGACGACCAG tttttttttatttctttgatgTTCTAGCTTCATCTAAAAGTGATTATTCTACTGCTTCTA CATCTGAAGAAAGTTATGAAACAACACCaacacataaaacacaacaggaGGCCCCAACAGATGAGTGA
- the LOC125247849 gene encoding hereditary hemochromatosis protein homolog isoform X2 → MKLLVYLCVLLSFQTAVFTGSHSLRLLVTYIEGEMPFPAFNVLYMLDDITVGYYDSKTNIYVPRGNTTNEDEEVNFIHYGITEFMRPFISGRLTGKFYNKTEGPVVLQILTLCEVLDKDKPGQMITKTAFEGSTTEEMCFIDDILTYQSIEKPSTLLLEIYKWHHVNILYPRCTTNLRSYLKKRGTQGKRRVKPRVRLIQKSNSDSGGFRVSCLATGFYPRHINLTLFRDGQPVSDHEITGGDLLPNGDGTYQMRKSLEISADKHKYTCSATHLSLDNKLDVTLEFEPGEPIKSVILPVLIVLVLMLVFGTGVLIYKCRRRRPASSKSDYSTASTSEESYETTPTHKTQQEAPTDE, encoded by the exons ATGAAGTTATTAGTTTACCTGTGTGTGCTGCTGTCTTTTCAAACAGCTGTTTTTACAG GTTCTCACTCCTTGCGGCTTCTCGTAACTTACATTGAAGGAGAGATGCCATTTCCtgcatttaatgttttatatatgttGGATGACATCACAGTTGGATATTATGATTCAAAGACAAACATCTATGTTCCAAGAGGAAATACTACAAATGAGGATGAGGAGgttaattttattcattatgGTATAACTGAATTTATGCGTCCTTTTATTTCAGGAAGACTTACAGGAAAGTTTTATAACAAAACAGA AGGTCCTGTAGTTTTACAGATACTGACTCTGTGTGAAGTGTTGGACAAGGACAAACCCGGGCAAATGATCACTAAGACTGCTTTTGAAGGCTCTACTACagaagaaatgtgttttattgatgACATATTAACATATCAAAGCATAGAAAAACCATCAACACTACTTTTGGAGATATACAAATGGCATCATGTAAATATACTTTACCCGCGCTGCACAACGAATCTCAGGAGTTACCTTAAAAAGAGAGGAACTCAAGGGAAGAGGAGAG tgaAACCGCGAGTCAGACTCATTCAGAAATCAAACTCAGATTCTGGAGGGTTTCGTGTGAGTTGTTTGGCGACAGGATTTTACCCTCGTCACATCAACCTGACCCTGTTCAGAGATGGACAGCCTGTATCTGATCATGAGATCACTGGAGGAGATCTGCTGCCCAATGGTGACGGGACGTACCAGATGAGGAAGAGTCTGGAGATCAGTgcagacaaacacaaatacacctGCTCTGCCACACACCTCAGTCTGGACAACAAACTGGACGTCACTTTGG AATTTGAGCCTGGTGAACCAATTAAATCAGTGATTCTCCCAGTGCTGATAGTTTTGGTTCTGATGTTGGTGTTTGGAACCGGAGTCCTCATATATAAATGCAGGAGGAGACGACCAG CTTCATCTAAAAGTGATTATTCTACTGCTTCTA CATCTGAAGAAAGTTATGAAACAACACCaacacataaaacacaacaggaGGCCCCAACAGATGAGTGA